The proteins below come from a single Afipia felis ATCC 53690 genomic window:
- a CDS encoding multidrug effflux MFS transporter — MPAAGARQSRTVLILLVAMNGVGPVSLYLLVPVLPFLARLFDTSVASVQLNVVLFMIGLAVSQLITGPLSDRFGRRPVLLAGLGLSVAATIACIFAQTLPQLVTARFFQALGGASGMVMCRAIIRDIYPREQIGGMISLVTAVMMIAQMISPLIGGVLDINFGWHSIFYFMAAASLLVTVGIALGLPETRRRQVTSDDPGFFKDLRALSSSRTFISYVFCVMLASAIIFIFAGGGPYIVVDQMGRSTAEYGLWFATAGVAYMTGNLVSVRLSPRYGIDRMIRIGLVLQIAGSIINVLWGVLGINQMPTWLFGTHMIVMVGNAFAMANAAAGALSVRPRAAGTAAGIMGFLQFGCGSLFSELGAYLGGDFATPLPVNIAILLTSMACAAAIVFILPRNTNPVSTEEMIEAEESEAGIM, encoded by the coding sequence ATGCCAGCGGCTGGCGCGAGACAATCGCGCACTGTCCTGATCCTGCTGGTGGCGATGAACGGTGTCGGTCCAGTATCGCTTTACTTGCTGGTTCCGGTCCTTCCCTTCCTGGCACGGCTGTTCGACACCTCCGTTGCATCAGTGCAACTCAACGTCGTGCTGTTCATGATAGGGCTCGCAGTTTCGCAGCTCATTACCGGACCCTTGTCAGACCGCTTTGGCCGCCGCCCGGTCCTGCTCGCCGGCCTCGGCCTGAGTGTCGCCGCGACGATCGCCTGCATCTTCGCACAAACGCTGCCGCAACTTGTCACGGCGCGGTTCTTTCAGGCGCTTGGCGGAGCCTCCGGCATGGTGATGTGCCGCGCCATCATCCGCGACATTTATCCACGTGAACAAATCGGCGGCATGATCAGCCTCGTCACCGCCGTGATGATGATCGCGCAGATGATCAGCCCGCTGATTGGCGGCGTGCTCGACATCAATTTCGGATGGCACTCGATTTTCTATTTCATGGCCGCGGCATCACTGCTCGTCACCGTAGGCATCGCGCTCGGCCTGCCAGAGACAAGGCGCCGTCAGGTCACCTCCGACGACCCGGGATTCTTCAAGGACTTGCGCGCGCTATCATCGAGCCGCACTTTCATCAGCTATGTGTTCTGCGTGATGCTGGCTTCGGCGATTATTTTCATTTTCGCCGGCGGCGGCCCCTACATCGTGGTCGATCAAATGGGCCGCTCCACCGCAGAATATGGACTTTGGTTCGCCACCGCTGGCGTCGCCTATATGACCGGAAACCTGGTCTCGGTGCGGCTCTCGCCGCGCTATGGCATCGACCGCATGATCCGGATCGGCCTTGTCCTGCAAATTGCGGGCTCGATCATCAACGTGCTTTGGGGCGTCCTTGGCATCAATCAGATGCCAACGTGGCTGTTCGGCACCCACATGATCGTGATGGTCGGAAATGCATTCGCGATGGCAAATGCCGCGGCGGGCGCGCTCAGCGTTCGCCCGCGAGCGGCAGGCACGGCGGCAGGCATCATGGGATTTCTGCAATTCGGCTGCGGATCGCTGTTTTCCGAACTCGGCGCTTATCTCGGCGGCGATTTCGCCACGCCCTTGCCGGTCAATATCGCGATCCTGCTGACCTCGATGGCCTGTGCGGCGGCTATCGTCTTCATCCTTCCGCGCAACACCAACCCGGTCAGCACCGAGGAGATGATCGAGGCGGAAGAAAGCGAAGCCGGAATTATGTAG
- a CDS encoding aminopeptidase P family protein has translation MFEAQFQNFDEPEGGTALAARLAAFREEIVQRGLAGFIIPRGDSQQNEYVAPSEERLAWLSGFTGSAGLAMVTIREAALFVDGRYTLQAAQQVDSASWNIVSLTDPPPEQWLTQHIKSGERFGFDPWLHTTAAAERFAAACEKAGAELVAVEDNLVDAVWSERPAPPLGRVTVHAPEFAGESEADKLARIRAEMKRLSLDALVLSDSHAVAWTFNIRGADVAHTPLPLSYVLLPKDGQPTIFIDSRKLSNEARAHLASYADIAGPDALLSTLAAASNEKAVIGLDSATAADALSRTITAAGGIARRLADPVTQLKAIKNATEISGARTAHRRDGAALARFLAWIDHEAPNGALTEIDAVEALETFRRDTGALKDVSFPTISGTGPNGAIVHYRVTRKSNRRIKPGDLLLIDSGAQYEDGTTDVTRTIAIGEPTAEMRDRFTRVLRGHIAVASAIFPDGVHGAQIDALARQFLWQIGLDFEHGTGHGVGSYLSVHEGPARISKLGHAPLRRGMILSNEPGYYKADAYGIRIENLELIVEAKIDGAEKPMDTFETLTLAPIDRRLIDVAQLSAQERIWIDDYHARVRREIKPLVDEATKVWLDAATAPLT, from the coding sequence ATGTTCGAGGCCCAGTTTCAGAATTTCGACGAGCCCGAGGGCGGCACCGCGCTTGCGGCGCGTTTGGCAGCATTCCGCGAAGAGATCGTGCAGCGGGGGCTTGCCGGGTTCATTATTCCGCGCGGCGACAGCCAGCAGAATGAGTACGTCGCGCCCTCGGAGGAGCGCCTTGCCTGGCTGAGCGGCTTCACCGGCTCCGCCGGGCTTGCGATGGTGACGATCCGTGAGGCCGCCCTGTTCGTCGATGGCCGCTATACGCTGCAGGCCGCCCAACAAGTAGACAGCGCCTCGTGGAACATCGTGTCGCTGACCGATCCGCCGCCGGAACAGTGGCTGACGCAGCACATCAAGTCGGGCGAGCGCTTCGGTTTCGACCCCTGGCTGCACACCACGGCGGCGGCCGAGCGGTTCGCGGCCGCCTGCGAGAAGGCCGGCGCCGAACTTGTGGCAGTGGAGGACAATCTGGTGGATGCGGTCTGGAGCGAACGCCCCGCCCCGCCGCTCGGTCGCGTCACCGTGCATGCGCCCGAATTCGCCGGGGAGAGCGAGGCAGACAAGCTCGCCCGCATTCGCGCCGAGATGAAGCGGCTCAGCCTCGACGCGCTGGTGCTGTCGGACTCGCACGCGGTGGCGTGGACCTTCAATATCCGCGGTGCGGACGTGGCCCATACACCACTACCGCTGTCTTACGTGCTGCTGCCGAAAGACGGCCAGCCCACGATCTTCATCGATTCCCGCAAGCTTTCGAACGAAGCGCGCGCACATCTGGCCAGCTACGCCGATATCGCCGGGCCGGACGCATTGCTCTCCACGCTTGCTGCGGCATCGAACGAAAAGGCCGTCATCGGCCTCGACAGCGCCACTGCCGCCGATGCGTTGAGTCGGACAATCACAGCCGCGGGCGGCATCGCCCGCCGTCTTGCCGATCCCGTCACGCAACTCAAGGCGATCAAGAACGCCACCGAGATTTCCGGGGCGCGCACGGCGCACCGCCGCGACGGCGCGGCGCTGGCGCGTTTCCTCGCCTGGATCGATCATGAAGCGCCTAACGGCGCGCTGACCGAGATCGACGCCGTGGAAGCGCTGGAAACGTTCCGGCGCGATACCGGCGCATTGAAGGACGTATCATTTCCCACCATTTCAGGCACCGGCCCGAACGGCGCGATCGTGCACTACCGCGTCACCCGCAAGAGCAACCGCCGCATCAAGCCCGGCGACCTGCTGCTGATTGATTCCGGCGCGCAATATGAAGACGGCACCACCGACGTAACCCGCACCATCGCTATCGGTGAGCCGACGGCGGAGATGCGCGATCGCTTCACCCGCGTACTGCGCGGGCATATCGCGGTGGCAAGCGCCATCTTTCCCGATGGTGTCCACGGCGCGCAGATCGATGCGCTGGCGCGGCAATTCCTCTGGCAGATCGGCCTCGATTTCGAACACGGCACTGGCCATGGCGTCGGCAGCTACCTTTCCGTGCACGAAGGTCCGGCGCGCATCTCCAAGCTCGGCCACGCGCCGCTGCGCCGGGGCATGATCCTCTCGAACGAGCCGGGTTACTACAAGGCAGACGCCTATGGCATCCGGATCGAAAATCTCGAGCTGATCGTCGAAGCCAAGATCGACGGTGCGGAGAAGCCGATGGATACTTTCGAGACGCTGACGCTCGCGCCGATAGACCGACGATTGATCGATGTTGCGCAATTGAGCGCGCAGGAGCGCATCTGGATCGACGATTACCATGCACGGGTGCGGCGGGAGATCAAACCACTGGTCGATGAAGCCACAAAAGTGTGGCTCGACGCGGCGACAGCGCCGCTGACCTAA
- a CDS encoding 50S ribosomal protein L11 methyltransferase gives MNSSAAPSGPTHHATCSAGNEASANRIVDTLSEVFDNGEIVVSAFERPGTSEWDISLYFETPPDQAAIRALVAQAVGDAIAAALVFDTVEAKDWVKASLADLVPVNAGRFVVHGHHDRDRIPPNKLRIEIEAALAFGTGHHGTTRGCLLLLDMVLRQRMPERVLDLGTGTGVLAIAAAKALHRNILASDIDPRSVIVTKENAALNGVRRDVEAIRAIGFGSPRFAQAGPFDLVLANILANPLRKLAAPMAKHLAPSAFVILSGLLPPHARGVVAAYRGQGLRLIRRYELDGWTSLLMQRIA, from the coding sequence ATGAACTCCTCCGCAGCGCCCTCCGGCCCCACCCATCACGCTACCTGCAGCGCCGGGAACGAGGCCAGCGCCAACCGGATCGTCGATACGCTGTCGGAGGTCTTCGACAATGGCGAGATCGTCGTCTCGGCTTTTGAACGCCCTGGCACCAGCGAATGGGACATCTCGCTCTATTTCGAAACGCCGCCCGACCAAGCCGCCATTCGTGCCCTGGTCGCTCAGGCGGTCGGTGACGCGATCGCCGCCGCGCTGGTTTTCGACACGGTGGAAGCAAAAGACTGGGTAAAAGCGAGTCTTGCCGACCTGGTACCGGTCAATGCCGGGCGGTTCGTGGTTCACGGCCATCATGACCGCGACCGGATTCCGCCGAACAAGCTGCGGATCGAGATCGAAGCCGCGCTCGCCTTCGGCACCGGCCATCACGGCACTACGCGCGGCTGCCTCCTGCTGCTGGACATGGTTCTACGGCAACGCATGCCGGAACGCGTCCTCGACCTCGGCACCGGCACCGGCGTGCTGGCAATCGCCGCCGCCAAGGCGCTGCACCGGAACATCCTTGCCAGCGACATCGATCCCCGCTCGGTGATCGTCACGAAGGAGAATGCCGCGCTCAACGGGGTCCGGCGAGATGTGGAGGCGATCCGCGCGATCGGTTTCGGGTCGCCACGCTTTGCGCAAGCCGGCCCGTTCGACCTCGTGCTCGCCAATATCCTCGCCAATCCGCTGCGCAAGCTCGCAGCACCGATGGCAAAGCATCTGGCGCCTTCCGCCTTCGTGATTTTATCGGGCCTGCTGCCGCCTCATGCGCGCGGCGTCGTTGCGGCGTACCGCGGTCAGGGTCTGCGGCTGATCCGCCGCTATGAACTCGACGGCTGGACCAGCCTGCTAATGCAGCGGATCGCTTAA
- a CDS encoding DUF4287 domain-containing protein translates to MATEKIKGPASYFPSIEKTYGKPISHWLTVLDGMKEEKHMAMVAALKSKHGMGHGHANALVAYHRAQNAT, encoded by the coding sequence ATGGCAACCGAGAAGATAAAAGGCCCCGCCTCGTATTTTCCTTCCATTGAGAAGACATACGGCAAGCCGATCAGCCACTGGCTAACGGTTCTCGACGGCATGAAGGAGGAAAAGCACATGGCGATGGTTGCCGCCCTTAAGTCGAAACACGGGATGGGCCATGGACATGCCAACGCCCTGGTTGCCTACCATCGCGCGCAAAATGCAACCTGA
- a CDS encoding phytoene desaturase family protein yields MSRYDAIIIGAGHNGLTCAAYLAMNGLTVKIVERRKVVGGAAVTEEFHPGFRNSVAAYTVSLLNPRVIADLNLAGHGLRIVERRAQNFLPSPDGRYLLTGEGRTHQSIGKLSERDALRIDAFNRELEIVADVLRQFLLRAPPNVTEGFSLNSLREAFNALESGNILRRLSLEHQRLLLDLFTLSAGEMLDDWFESDLVKALFGFDAIVGHYASPYAAGSAYVMLHHAFGEVNGRKGLWGHAIGGMGAITQAMASSARSHGVEIETEAGVREVLVENGRAIGVTLDNGDTLRGRYVVSNVNPTLLYTQLVPQAALPAPFASRIAKYRNGSGTFRMNVALTALPSFTALPGMGDHLTSGIILAPSLGYMDRAYHDARQFGWSREPVVEMLIPSTLDDSLAPSDAHVASLFCQHVAPELPDGKSWDDHREEVGDLMIATVDRYAPGFARSVIARQILSPLDLERQFGLIGGDIFHGKLTLNQLFSARPLLGHADYRGPLKGLYHCGSGAHPGGGVTGAPGYNAAQTILRDHQGIFA; encoded by the coding sequence ATGTCACGGTACGACGCGATCATCATCGGCGCCGGCCATAACGGCCTCACCTGCGCGGCCTACCTCGCGATGAATGGCCTCACGGTCAAAATCGTCGAGCGGCGCAAGGTCGTGGGCGGGGCAGCCGTGACGGAAGAATTTCACCCCGGCTTCCGCAATTCGGTCGCGGCTTACACCGTGAGCTTGCTGAATCCCCGCGTGATCGCCGACCTCAATCTCGCCGGGCATGGCCTGCGCATCGTCGAGCGGCGCGCACAGAATTTCCTTCCCTCCCCCGATGGCCGGTATCTTCTCACGGGCGAAGGGCGCACCCATCAATCGATCGGAAAACTGAGCGAGCGCGACGCGCTGCGCATCGACGCCTTCAACCGTGAACTCGAGATCGTCGCCGATGTGCTGCGGCAATTCTTGCTGCGCGCGCCGCCCAACGTCACGGAGGGATTTTCGCTCAACAGCCTGCGCGAAGCATTCAATGCGCTGGAGAGCGGCAACATCCTGCGGCGGCTGTCACTGGAGCACCAGCGCCTGCTGCTCGACCTGTTCACCCTGTCGGCAGGCGAAATGCTCGACGACTGGTTCGAGAGCGATCTCGTCAAGGCATTGTTCGGCTTCGACGCCATTGTCGGTCACTATGCGAGCCCCTACGCGGCCGGCTCCGCCTATGTGATGCTGCATCACGCCTTCGGCGAGGTGAACGGCCGCAAGGGGCTGTGGGGCCATGCCATCGGCGGCATGGGCGCGATCACGCAGGCGATGGCGTCATCCGCCCGCAGCCACGGCGTCGAGATCGAAACCGAGGCCGGCGTCCGCGAAGTTCTCGTCGAGAACGGCCGCGCCATCGGCGTTACACTGGATAACGGCGACACGCTGCGCGGCCGCTATGTCGTCTCCAACGTCAACCCGACACTGCTTTACACGCAACTCGTGCCGCAGGCCGCGCTGCCCGCACCGTTCGCTTCGCGCATCGCGAAATATCGCAACGGCTCGGGCACCTTCCGGATGAACGTCGCGCTCACTGCGCTGCCCTCCTTCACCGCCCTGCCCGGCATGGGCGATCACCTCACCAGCGGCATCATCCTCGCGCCGTCGCTCGGCTACATGGATCGCGCCTATCACGATGCGCGGCAATTCGGCTGGAGCCGCGAGCCGGTGGTGGAAATGCTGATCCCCTCCACGCTCGACGACAGCCTTGCTCCGTCGGATGCGCATGTCGCGAGCCTGTTCTGCCAGCATGTCGCCCCGGAATTGCCGGACGGCAAATCATGGGACGACCACCGCGAAGAAGTCGGCGATCTGATGATCGCGACCGTGGACCGCTACGCGCCCGGCTTTGCGCGCAGCGTCATCGCCCGGCAGATCCTGTCGCCGCTCGATCTCGAACGACAGTTCGGACTCATTGGCGGCGACATCTTCCACGGCAAACTGACGCTGAACCAGTTGTTTTCGGCGCGGCCGCTGCTCGGCCATGCCGACTATCGCGGGCCGCTCAAAGGGCTCTACCATTGCGGCTCCGGCGCCCACCCCGGCGGGGGCGTCACCGGCGCGCCGGGCTACAACGCAGCCCAGACCATCCTGCGCGACCATCAGGGGATTTTCGCTTAG
- a CDS encoding spermidine synthase: protein MTSPSPADAASPAARNRIVLAIYTATIFLSALLLFSVQPLFTKMVLPRLGGSPAVWSVAMVFFQSLLLGGYAYAHVLMTLKSRTAPVVVHLILLVIAFTFLPLSISAGWAEPPASGYAFWLLGLFGVSIGLPFFALAANNPMLQAWFVRTGHPDGPDPYFLYASSNIGSFLALLSYPVLLEPMLTLRAQNVLWTVGYGLLILLIGACGVLLLRAPPMAIVSGESDATAPAPTWLQWGRWVFLAAVPSGLLIAVTAHISTDVAAAPLLWVLPLSLYLLTWVLVFQSRPLLPHRWMLKLQPLAIAGVVLLLAIGGEQNLLLTLGGHQLCFFIIAMASHGELARTRPPARYLTGFYVALSFGGMIGGLFAGLVAPFTFSWIAEYPILLALAALCRPWQPSRRGAILLWLAAVVAALVLIALAYRTDAAEVFLESWRVWAIGSLAAIAALLVVVMRLDRLQFAVLVALGLVLVRVYPLDEGRVETVRSFFGVHKIVVTPGGQYHVLMHGTTIHGAEKFKADDGTPLTGRPEPISYYYKDGGIGRAIAAIRARKGAPLRVAAIGLGAGTLACQAKPGETWKFFEIDQTMVDTARNPKYFTYLSACMPDIKPVIGDARLTFAREPDAAYDLIIVDAYSSDAIPIHLATKEAMAIYKAKLAPGGAVVMHVSNRHLELASVVVGIADANGLTSWIYNEDSGRDAEYIFTTNVVVSARKPEDVGALASDNVWQPTPPTPGQRVWTDDYSNVLGAVYRRLRDGDN from the coding sequence ATGACCTCCCCGTCACCGGCCGATGCGGCATCGCCCGCCGCGCGCAACCGCATTGTGCTTGCGATCTACACCGCGACGATTTTTCTGAGCGCACTGCTGCTATTTTCGGTGCAGCCGCTGTTCACGAAAATGGTGCTGCCGCGGCTCGGCGGCTCGCCCGCGGTGTGGTCGGTGGCGATGGTATTCTTCCAGTCGCTGCTGCTCGGCGGCTACGCCTACGCACACGTCCTGATGACCCTGAAAAGCCGGACGGCGCCGGTCGTTGTTCATCTCATCTTGCTGGTGATCGCATTTACGTTCCTGCCACTGTCGATCTCCGCAGGGTGGGCGGAGCCGCCTGCGAGCGGCTATGCCTTCTGGCTGCTCGGCCTGTTCGGGGTCTCGATAGGCCTGCCGTTTTTCGCGCTTGCCGCCAACAATCCGATGCTGCAGGCGTGGTTCGTACGCACCGGCCATCCGGACGGGCCGGATCCGTACTTCCTTTACGCTTCCTCGAATATCGGCAGCTTCCTCGCTCTGCTGTCCTACCCGGTGCTGCTGGAGCCGATGCTGACGTTGCGCGCGCAGAACGTACTCTGGACTGTGGGCTACGGTCTTCTGATCCTGCTGATCGGCGCTTGCGGTGTGCTGCTGTTGCGCGCGCCGCCAATGGCCATTGTTTCGGGCGAGAGCGACGCGACTGCGCCCGCGCCGACATGGCTGCAATGGGGGCGGTGGGTGTTTCTCGCCGCCGTTCCCTCCGGGCTGCTGATCGCGGTCACCGCCCATATCTCGACGGACGTTGCGGCGGCGCCGCTGCTGTGGGTGCTACCGCTGTCGCTTTATCTGCTGACATGGGTGCTGGTGTTCCAGTCGCGGCCGCTGCTGCCGCATCGCTGGATGCTGAAGCTGCAGCCGCTTGCCATTGCAGGTGTCGTGTTGCTGCTGGCAATCGGCGGCGAGCAGAACCTGCTGCTGACGCTTGGCGGCCATCAGCTTTGTTTCTTCATTATCGCGATGGCGTCCCATGGCGAACTGGCGCGCACCCGCCCGCCGGCGCGTTATCTCACCGGGTTTTATGTGGCGCTGTCGTTCGGCGGCATGATCGGGGGCCTGTTCGCGGGACTGGTCGCGCCGTTCACCTTCTCATGGATCGCCGAGTATCCGATCCTGTTGGCGCTGGCGGCCCTGTGCCGCCCGTGGCAGCCGTCGCGGCGCGGGGCGATATTGCTCTGGCTCGCAGCCGTGGTGGCCGCGCTGGTGTTGATCGCGCTGGCGTATCGCACGGATGCCGCGGAAGTGTTTCTCGAAAGCTGGCGTGTCTGGGCGATCGGTTCGCTCGCAGCCATTGCCGCGTTGCTGGTCGTCGTGATGCGACTCGATCGCCTTCAGTTCGCTGTGCTGGTGGCGCTCGGCCTCGTGCTGGTGCGGGTCTATCCGCTGGACGAGGGACGCGTGGAGACCGTGCGCAGTTTCTTCGGCGTGCACAAGATCGTGGTGACGCCGGGCGGGCAATATCACGTGCTGATGCACGGCACGACGATCCATGGCGCGGAAAAATTCAAGGCGGATGACGGCACGCCGCTGACGGGCCGGCCGGAGCCGATCAGCTATTATTACAAGGACGGTGGTATCGGCCGCGCCATTGCGGCGATCCGCGCGCGCAAGGGGGCGCCGTTGCGGGTGGCGGCGATCGGCCTCGGCGCGGGCACGCTCGCCTGTCAGGCGAAGCCCGGCGAGACGTGGAAGTTTTTCGAGATCGACCAGACCATGGTCGACACTGCCCGCAACCCGAAATACTTCACCTATCTGTCGGCCTGCATGCCGGACATCAAGCCGGTGATCGGAGACGCGCGGCTGACCTTCGCGCGCGAGCCGGATGCGGCTTACGATCTCATCATCGTTGATGCTTATTCATCGGATGCGATCCCGATTCATCTGGCAACGAAAGAGGCGATGGCGATCTACAAGGCCAAGCTCGCGCCGGGTGGCGCTGTGGTGATGCATGTCTCGAACCGGCATCTGGAGCTGGCCAGCGTTGTGGTCGGCATCGCCGACGCCAACGGGCTGACGAGCTGGATCTACAACGAGGACAGTGGCCGCGACGCCGAATACATCTTCACCACGAATGTTGTTGTGTCGGCGCGCAAGCCGGAGGATGTCGGCGCGCTGGCATCGGATAACGTCTGGCAACCTACGCCGCCGACGCCCGGGCAGCGGGTGTGGACCGACGATTACTCGAACGTGCTGGGCGCGGTGTACCGCCGTCTTCGCGATGGGGATAATTGA
- a CDS encoding L,D-transpeptidase produces the protein MRKIVIPVAALFMAASASMARAAVDIEVNKDIQQMTVMVDGQVLYRWPVSSGNPTHETPDGKFQTFRMEENHFSKEFDDAPMPHSIFFTKQGHAIHGTDSVRSLGMPVSHGCVRLSRANATTLWNLVKKEGLLKTTVHLTGSSRVALARTQRNVASRGGMLDADASADQPVDTMPQRVAPGAMYDRPGGDSYQQQVQRQPYYNYGNNGYRGGASAPDPRDPTRRIYIDPRYSRDYDNNYAQGDGSRYYQRRSYRPLFGNDDDD, from the coding sequence ATGCGTAAAATTGTCATTCCCGTTGCGGCGCTGTTCATGGCGGCGAGCGCCTCAATGGCGCGTGCGGCGGTCGACATCGAGGTCAACAAGGACATCCAGCAGATGACCGTCATGGTCGATGGGCAGGTGCTCTATCGCTGGCCGGTGTCGAGCGGCAATCCCACGCATGAGACGCCGGACGGAAAATTCCAGACCTTCCGCATGGAAGAAAATCACTTCTCGAAAGAGTTCGACGATGCGCCGATGCCGCATTCGATCTTCTTCACCAAGCAGGGCCACGCCATCCACGGCACCGATTCCGTCAGAAGTCTTGGCATGCCGGTCTCGCACGGCTGCGTGAGGCTGTCGCGCGCCAACGCGACGACGCTGTGGAATCTGGTCAAGAAGGAAGGCCTGCTGAAAACCACCGTTCACCTCACCGGCTCGTCGCGGGTTGCATTGGCACGCACCCAGCGCAATGTGGCCAGCCGTGGTGGGATGCTCGATGCCGACGCCAGCGCGGATCAGCCCGTGGATACGATGCCACAGCGCGTCGCGCCCGGCGCGATGTACGACCGCCCCGGTGGCGATTCCTATCAGCAGCAGGTGCAGCGTCAGCCTTACTATAATTACGGCAACAACGGATATCGCGGCGGCGCATCCGCACCCGATCCGCGCGATCCGACCCGACGCATCTACATCGATCCGCGCTATAGCCGCGACTATGACAATAACTATGCCCAGGGCGATGGATCGCGTTACTATCAGCGCCGCTCCTATCGCCCGCTGTTCGGAAACGATGACGACGACTGA
- the mctP gene encoding monocarboxylate uptake permease MctP, with protein MSTHIDWTAAAVFIFFFLLVTVMGFMAANWKRGDVSSHLDEWGLGGRQFGTWITWFLVGGDFYTAYTVIAVPAVVYAVGAYGFFALPYTIIVYPIVFVIMPLVWKNAHKNGHVTAADVVRGTSGSRALELAVALTGIAATMPYIALQLVGMGAVIKAMGLTGEIPLTAAFVILALYTYSSGLRAPALIAFVKDIMIYIVVLVAVVIVPAKVGGYGAVFEAAGNAFAAKGGATGLTLKPEQILPYASLALGSALAAFMYPHTLTGVFASKSADTIRKNAVLLPAYTLLLGLIALLGYMAYAANVKVASATDVVPALFNTLFPSWFAGFAFAAIGIGALVPAAVMSIGAANLFTRNVWKTFINPNIDHPGEAHVAKITSLVVKVGALAFILFLPTKFALDLQLLGGLWILQTFPAVVFGLKTNWFRPSALLLGWASGIGWGSWVAFNHGQGLKPLASLTFGGDTYSFYVGLGAVILNVAVVVVISAILSVTAPRAATPVHS; from the coding sequence ATGAGCACGCACATCGATTGGACGGCTGCAGCCGTATTCATCTTTTTCTTTCTTCTCGTCACCGTCATGGGATTCATGGCGGCCAACTGGAAGCGCGGCGACGTCTCCAGCCATCTCGACGAATGGGGCCTCGGCGGACGCCAGTTCGGCACCTGGATCACCTGGTTTCTCGTCGGCGGGGACTTCTACACTGCCTATACCGTGATTGCCGTTCCGGCGGTCGTTTACGCTGTCGGCGCCTACGGCTTCTTCGCGCTGCCCTACACAATCATCGTCTACCCGATCGTGTTCGTCATCATGCCGCTGGTCTGGAAGAACGCGCATAAGAACGGCCACGTCACCGCGGCCGATGTCGTACGCGGCACCTCCGGATCGCGCGCACTCGAACTCGCGGTCGCACTGACCGGCATTGCCGCCACAATGCCCTACATTGCCCTCCAACTCGTCGGCATGGGCGCCGTCATCAAGGCGATGGGACTGACCGGTGAAATCCCGCTCACAGCGGCCTTCGTCATCCTGGCGTTGTACACCTACAGCTCCGGCCTGCGCGCGCCCGCGCTGATCGCCTTCGTCAAGGACATCATGATCTACATCGTGGTGTTGGTGGCGGTGGTGATCGTTCCGGCCAAGGTCGGCGGTTACGGCGCGGTGTTCGAGGCTGCGGGCAATGCCTTCGCTGCCAAGGGCGGTGCGACCGGCCTCACACTGAAGCCAGAACAGATCCTCCCTTATGCGTCTCTGGCTCTGGGCTCGGCACTGGCCGCGTTTATGTATCCGCACACGCTGACCGGCGTGTTCGCCTCGAAATCGGCCGACACCATCCGCAAGAATGCGGTGCTGCTGCCGGCCTATACGTTGCTGCTCGGCCTGATCGCATTGCTCGGCTATATGGCCTACGCCGCGAATGTGAAGGTCGCATCCGCGACGGATGTCGTCCCGGCCCTGTTCAACACGCTCTTCCCGTCATGGTTCGCAGGCTTCGCCTTCGCCGCCATCGGCATCGGCGCACTTGTTCCGGCCGCGGTGATGAGCATCGGCGCGGCCAACCTCTTCACCCGCAATGTGTGGAAGACGTTCATCAATCCGAACATCGACCATCCGGGTGAAGCCCATGTCGCCAAGATCACCTCGCTGGTGGTCAAGGTCGGCGCGCTGGCATTCATTCTGTTCCTGCCGACAAAGTTCGCGCTGGACCTGCAATTGCTCGGAGGCCTTTGGATTCTCCAGACCTTCCCAGCGGTGGTGTTCGGCCTCAAAACCAACTGGTTCCGCCCCAGCGCGCTGCTGCTTGGCTGGGCCAGCGGCATCGGCTGGGGTTCGTGGGTCGCCTTCAACCACGGGCAAGGCCTCAAGCCGCTTGCGTCGTTGACCTTCGGCGGCGACACCTATTCGTTCTATGTCGGCCTTGGCGCGGTGATCTTGAATGTCGCCGTCGTGGTCGTGATCAGCGCCATTCTGTCGGTTACCGCTCCAAGAGCCGCAACGCCAGTGCACAGCTGA
- a CDS encoding DUF3311 domain-containing protein, with protein MKFLLLLPFIGLLWVPFYNFHDPVLFGFPFFYWYQLAWVPLTSLLIWLVYRSMPRDEA; from the coding sequence ATGAAATTTCTCCTCCTCCTGCCGTTCATCGGCCTTCTCTGGGTCCCGTTCTACAACTTCCACGACCCCGTCCTCTTCGGCTTTCCCTTTTTCTACTGGTATCAGCTCGCCTGGGTCCCGCTGACCTCCCTGCTGATCTGGCTCGTCTACCGCTCGATGCCGCGCGACGAAGCCTGA